The genomic segment CAGGAGGGATCTGTTGGTTTTCCCGCGACATAGGCCCAACAGTTATGGCTTGCCGTGGGGTGTAGGCACTGTATCTTTTTTATAAAATCCTGGGCAATATCTTGTTCAGGGCAGTGGCTGATATAGCAGATAAACTGGCTTTTTTTGACGATGTCCGTTGTCTGGTGTTCGTGGGCGGGGATAGGATAACTCTGCATGGGATAGCGGGAAGGTAGTTGGCACCACCTTCCCTATAGGCCTCTATTTGTTTTTCTTGTCTTTCTTCTTGCAAGCAGCTTCTTTGGGTGTCTTTCCGTCTTCTTGCTTTTTGCCCTTCTTTTTCTCTTTTTTCTTTTTAGCTTTTTTCTTCTTCTCTTTTTCGGACTGCTCTTTTAGGGAGAGAAGCTTCTGCTCTTTTTTATCCTTCTTCTTGCTATCTTTGTCGTTCTTCTTTTTCTTCGCCATCTTTTTCTTCTCCTTTTTTACTGGTATTATTGAATTATCCATTTCAACTTTGGCAGAATCAGGAGCTGTCGTCAAATTTATTTTTTCAGTCTCTGCAGGTTCCGGAACATCCATGACCTCTGTCTCCTCTGCGGGGACTTCTGGTGCTGGACTTATGGCTATCAAGGCAGGATCTGTGTCAGCAAACATTTGCAGACCACTCTTTTTAAAGAGGACAAGGGCGTAGCGTAGTTGTCCTAGAGTCATGCTGCTGGCTTTTGCCGCCTGGGTTTGGGTCATTCCGTCGTCGATAGAGAGCAGGGCGGTAGCTCTTTTGCTGTCGGAAATTACCTCCTGCTGCGCAACTTTTTCGCAGATTGTCCGTTCGGAGAGACTCAATAGTTTTCCTGGTGTTATATCTGAGGATATTTCGGTCATTTTTTATGCCCCTGTAAAGTAATATAGGTGGTGGGATGAGGCTGTTATCTTTTAAGAGGAACAACTTGCCCGTCGATGATAGGCGCTATTTGTTTGTAAAAAGCAAACAATATCCTGATAATAGTTATTTTCGAAAAATAATGCCTTAAAAATTTCAAAAATAAAATGAAAATCTTCTGTGATTTAACTGCGGAAATTTTTGTTTTTTTATGCTATTTTCAAGGCGCATATGATCTGCCCTTTGTAGGGTAGTATGCCATCGATATCATTTTTTCTCAAAAGTAAAAGGAATTACCGTCATGGGTGTATCAGTTACACAGCTGTATAGAAGAATAGATGAGAGTCGTGCCTACTGTTTTAATGTTGAATCATCCAGCTCTTTAACCCCTGAAGAGTTGAACTGTCTAAGGCTTATTTTAGCTGAGGGTTTTTTACTCGAGACAGTATCATTTGAGCCAGTGCTTGTCGGTGATCGAGTTGTTGAGCTCGGACCGCGCATGAACTTTGCCACAGCCTGGTCTTCTAACATGGTTTCCATCTGCCAGGCCACGGGCCTTGGCATTATTAGCCGTGTTGAGCGCTCCCGACGATACCTTGTACCTGCTGATGTTGATACCCAAGAATTTATTGCTGCTCACCACGATCGAATGACCGAATGTCATTACCCCCAGCCCATTACCACCTTTGAAACCGGAATCAAGCCAGCAGAGGTCTATGATGTTGATTTGATGAGCGGCGGTGCCGATGCCCTGTTGAACATTCCCGGTATCTCCATGGATGAGTGGGATCGTAACCTCTATTACGACTACTTTGTTAACCAAGAGGGACGGAATCCGAGCATTGTCGAGATCATGGATCTAAATAATGCCAACTCCGAGCATTCCCGCCATGGCTTTTTCAAGGCTAAGCAGGTAATTGATGGTGAAGAGCAGGAGGGAACCCTTTTTGATCTTGTCACCGATACCCTTGATGCCCATCCCGCCGGTTCAATCATTGCCTTTAAAGATAATTCCAGTGTTATTGCTGGCCATAGCTTTTCAGCTCTTGTTCCAGAGAGTCCAGGCCAGAGTTGCCCCTTTGTCCGCAGGGATGTGACCTATAATCCTCTCCTTACCGCTGAAACCCATAACTTTCCCACTGGTGTGGCTCCCTTCCCCGGTGCTGAAACAGGCACAGGCGGTAGACTTCGTGATACCATGGCTACCGGTCAGGGTTCAATGTTTATAGCTGGTACAGCAGGTTACTGTGTTGGTAATCTCAATATTCCTGGTTATGAGCTCAGCTGGGAAAAGAACTATCCATGTCCCACCAATCTTGCCTCTGCCCTTGAGATTGAAATTGAGGCCAGTAACGGTGCTTCTGATTATGGTAATAAGTTCGGCGAACCCCTGATTCAGGGATTCACCCGTTCCTTTGATATGCGTCTTGAAAACGGTGAGCGCTGGGGCTTTCTTAAGCCCATCATGTTCACCGCCGGTATTGGTCAGATGAATGATCAACATACTGTAAAGTCAGCTGAAGAAAAGGGCATGATCATCGTTCAAGTTGGCGGTCCTGCCTACCGTGTTGGTTTTGGTGGTGGTGCAGCCTCTTCTATGCTGCAGGGTGAGAATGAGTCTGAATTGGATTTTGATGCGGTTCAGCGTGGCGATGCCGAGATGGAACAGAAGATGAGTCGTGTCATCCGCGCCTGTAACGAGATGGGCGAGAAGAGCCTCATTGAGATAATTCACGATCAAGGTTGCGGTGGTCCTGCCAACGTTATCAAAGAGCTGGTTGAAAAATCAGGTGGCCGGGTAGATATCAGAAAGATACAGGTGGGTGATCCTACCATGTCTGTTCTGGAAATCTATGTTGCTGAATATCAAGAGCGTTGTGGCTTCCTTATTCGTCCAGAGAATATTGAGCAATTTGAAAATATCTGTAAGCGTGAAAAGGTGGGCTGTGAGATCCTCGGTGAGGTGACAGGTGATCTTCGTTTCGTTCTCTTTGATTCCGAAAATGGTACAACACCCGTTGATATCGATCTTCCTGTGCTTCTTGGCGATATCCCGCAGAAGACCTTTGAAGATAACCGTACTAAGAATACATTCTCGCCATTGAAATTGGCAGCAGATGCTACCATTGAAAGCAGTCTTCACGATGTTTTACGTCTGGTTTCCGTTGGCTCCAAGAGGTTTCTGACTAATAAGGTGGATCGTGCCGTATCCGGTCTTATTGCCCAGCAACAATGTGTGGGGCCTCTTCAGTTGCCTCTCAGTAACGTGGCCGTGGTTGCTCAATCTCATTTTTCCAAGAGTGGTATTGCCAGTGCTATTGGTGAGCAGTCTATTAAGATGCTTATTGATCCCGCAGCCGGCGCCCGTATGGCCGTGGGCGAGGTCTTGACCAATATGGTCTGGGCTAAGATTGACGATATGGAGCAGATCAAGTGTTCCGCCAACTGGATGTGGGCACCAAAGCTTGCCGGCGAAGGTGCCGCTCTCTACGATGCAGCCAAGGCCATGCGCGATACTATGATTGAAGTGGGTATGGCCGTCGATGGTGGTAAGGACAGTCTCTCCATGGCAACCATGGTTGGTGATGAGGTGGTCAAGTCTCCTCGTGAGTTGGTTATCTCCACCTATGCCGCCATGGCCGATCTGGATAAGAAGGTCACCCCTGATCTCAAGCATGTGGACAGTGAACTCTTCTTCATCGATCCAAGCTGTGGCGCGGCCCGTATGGGTGGCACTGCCCTGGCTCAGGTTAATGGCCAACTGGGCGATAAGAGCCCCGATGTTGAGGATGGCGCCTTGCTCAAGAAGGCATTTCTTGCCGTTCAGGAGATGATTGATGCCGGTCTGATTTCAGCTGGACATGATAGAAGTGACGGTGGTTTAGTTACCACCATGCTCGAGATGGCCTTTGCCGGTAACTGTGGTTTGAAAATAGAGCTCAGCGGTGATGTTTCAGCCCATGACTATCTCTTCAATGAAGAGTTGGGAATGATGATCGAATGTGTGCCAGGTGCCGAGGCGGAGGTTGAGGAAATCTTGGTCGCAGCAGGTATCACTCCAGTAGCCCTTGGTTTCACCACTGCCGATAAGAATATCTCCATCTCCTATAACGGTGAGCAGGTTCTAAATCGTGAGATGCAGGTACTTCGTTCCTGGTGGGAGGAGACCAGTTATCAGCTTGAGCGTCTTCAGGTTAATGTCGCCTGTGCCGAGAGTGAAAAAGAGGTCATCTACGATCGCAAGGGTCCAGCTTATCATCTGCCATTTGCCCCTGAGCCTGCCACGGCAGAGGTCTTGGCTGCAACGGATAAACCAAAGATTGCCATCCTCCGTGACGAGGGTTCCAACTCCGATCGCGAGATGACCGCAGCCTTCTATTCCGCGGGCTTTGAGGCATGGGATGTCTGCATGAACGATCTGCTGGCCGGATCGGTTGATCTTGCCGACTTCAGAGGACTTGCCGCAGTTGGTGGTTTCTCCTATGCCGATGTACCGGAGTCTGCCAAGGGTTGGGCTGCTACCATTCAGTTTAATCCGCGTCTTAAGGAGATGTTTGATACCTTCTATAATCGTCCAGACACCTTTACCTTTGGTATCTGTAACGGTTGTCAGCTCTTTTCTCTTCTTGGTTGGGTCCCTCAGCTGGGCACCTCGGCTGAAGATCAGCCTCGTTTTGCTGGTAACCTCTCGGGTAGGTTTGAGTCTCGCTGGACAACGGTGAAGGTTCAGGCCAGTACCTCTATCATGCTTCAGGGTATGGAAGATCTGGTCTTTGGTATCCATGTGGATCATGGTGAGGGACGTCTCCTCTTCCCCAACGCCGATATCATGGAGCATGTGAAGGAACACGGCATGACCCCCATGGTCTATGTTGATGATGAGGGCGAGGCCACCGAGCAGTATCCGCTCAATCCCAACGGTTCTGCCGAGGGACTTGCCGGACTCTGTTCAGCAGATGGTCGCCATCTTGCCCTGATGCCACATCCGGAGCGCTGTTTTCTTCCATGGCAGATGCACTACCTGCCGGAGGAGATGAAGGAGCTGGAGGTTTCTCCATGGTTCCAGATGTTCAAAAATGCCTATGACTGGTGTATGAGTAACTAGTCTTTTATCAGCCTGCAAATATGCTCAAAAAAATCCCCACCCTGCCTCGCAGAGTGGGGATTTTTTTTATTCTTTTGATATCTGCGGTTCAGAGGCGTATT from the Desulfotalea psychrophila LSv54 genome contains:
- the purL gene encoding phosphoribosylformylglycinamidine synthase, giving the protein MGVSVTQLYRRIDESRAYCFNVESSSSLTPEELNCLRLILAEGFLLETVSFEPVLVGDRVVELGPRMNFATAWSSNMVSICQATGLGIISRVERSRRYLVPADVDTQEFIAAHHDRMTECHYPQPITTFETGIKPAEVYDVDLMSGGADALLNIPGISMDEWDRNLYYDYFVNQEGRNPSIVEIMDLNNANSEHSRHGFFKAKQVIDGEEQEGTLFDLVTDTLDAHPAGSIIAFKDNSSVIAGHSFSALVPESPGQSCPFVRRDVTYNPLLTAETHNFPTGVAPFPGAETGTGGRLRDTMATGQGSMFIAGTAGYCVGNLNIPGYELSWEKNYPCPTNLASALEIEIEASNGASDYGNKFGEPLIQGFTRSFDMRLENGERWGFLKPIMFTAGIGQMNDQHTVKSAEEKGMIIVQVGGPAYRVGFGGGAASSMLQGENESELDFDAVQRGDAEMEQKMSRVIRACNEMGEKSLIEIIHDQGCGGPANVIKELVEKSGGRVDIRKIQVGDPTMSVLEIYVAEYQERCGFLIRPENIEQFENICKREKVGCEILGEVTGDLRFVLFDSENGTTPVDIDLPVLLGDIPQKTFEDNRTKNTFSPLKLAADATIESSLHDVLRLVSVGSKRFLTNKVDRAVSGLIAQQQCVGPLQLPLSNVAVVAQSHFSKSGIASAIGEQSIKMLIDPAAGARMAVGEVLTNMVWAKIDDMEQIKCSANWMWAPKLAGEGAALYDAAKAMRDTMIEVGMAVDGGKDSLSMATMVGDEVVKSPRELVISTYAAMADLDKKVTPDLKHVDSELFFIDPSCGAARMGGTALAQVNGQLGDKSPDVEDGALLKKAFLAVQEMIDAGLISAGHDRSDGGLVTTMLEMAFAGNCGLKIELSGDVSAHDYLFNEELGMMIECVPGAEAEVEEILVAAGITPVALGFTTADKNISISYNGEQVLNREMQVLRSWWEETSYQLERLQVNVACAESEKEVIYDRKGPAYHLPFAPEPATAEVLAATDKPKIAILRDEGSNSDREMTAAFYSAGFEAWDVCMNDLLAGSVDLADFRGLAAVGGFSYADVPESAKGWAATIQFNPRLKEMFDTFYNRPDTFTFGICNGCQLFSLLGWVPQLGTSAEDQPRFAGNLSGRFESRWTTVKVQASTSIMLQGMEDLVFGIHVDHGEGRLLFPNADIMEHVKEHGMTPMVYVDDEGEATEQYPLNPNGSAEGLAGLCSADGRHLALMPHPERCFLPWQMHYLPEEMKELEVSPWFQMFKNAYDWCMSN